A genome region from Purpureocillium takamizusanense chromosome 8, complete sequence includes the following:
- the TAF5 gene encoding Transcription initiation factor TFIID subunit 5 (EggNog:ENOG503NWCH~COG:K), whose protein sequence is MSGQTPTQGTANYGGQPVTSPAAPAAQTTTAAGSTGGAMSNQNLNQIVTDYLLKRGFNRTEEVFRQESKHLGPDGKPIQQLATMGPKKYQKAFKLLKEWVDNNLDLYKFELSKLLWPLFVYSFLELVTLGYADDAKAFLKELGHHFQPVHADDLKTFATITLPQHVEENEMAKLYKENKYRIPLNQHATGDLFNFLERESEQGGSVIRQLIASSCQLDSTARGPITPFSFEAVFRRSKNADIEEIDASEGIPGVNIGLANRDVLDPAQPLKLGPLPMEPELREDVRAELEDEEKRNPPPEGSTSLVDEFDQKIKREESADAPSRADLPLPPSRPRDIMLEMQKVRENRDRFKIEGRTGGIGTSVSACMFTFHNTLGGVTCLDFSDDGRLVAAGTSESYIRVWSLDGKELPTMNPHEKDAKFNSRKLIGHSGPVYDVSFSDSASGPPQKLFGDDGRHLPAIDGRPKLLLSCAADGHIRLWSLESWSCLCLYKSHDGPVYRTMWGPHGHYFLSGGYDKVARVWMQDHASPQRLLVGHDTSISAITWHPNGMYVFSASDETDKSIRMWSVLTGQCVRVFTGHTDYISALECAPNGTLLASADCSGNIIFWDINKGTRIKRSRGHARGGIWSLSFSVESNVLVSGGQDGTVRLWDVELPVDPQKVAQQVGLDPAAPDAPAAGAGNAQGNATTAQPAPATGTHKKKGKEVMVTPDQISAFPTKKTPVTKVKFTRMNLVVAGGCYDPER, encoded by the exons ATGTCCGGCCAGACGCCTACCCAGGGAACGGCCAACTATGGCGGCCAGCCGGtcacctcgcccgcggcgcccgcggcacAGACGACCACCGCTGCCGGGTCAACGGGGGGTGCCATGTCGAACCAGAACCTCAACCAGATA GTGACGGATTACCTGCTCAAGCGGGGTTTCAACCGAACCGAAGAAGTGTTCCGGCAAGAGTCAAAACATCTCGGGCCCGATGGCAAGCCCATCCAGCAGCTGGCTACCATGGGGCCCAAGAAGTATCAAAAGGCCTTCAAGCTCTTGAAGGAATGGGTCGACAACAACTTAGACTTGTACAAA TTCGAGCTGTCGAAGCTCCTTTGGCCCTTGTTTGTCTACTCGTTCTTGGAGCTCGTCACGCTCGGATATGCAGATGATGCCAAGGCCTTCTTGAAGGAGCTCGGCCACCATTTCCAACCCGTGCACGCAGACGACCTCAAGACGTTTGCAACCATCACCTTGCCCCAGCACGTCGAGGAGAACGAAATGGCCAAGCTCTACAAAGAAAACAAGTACCGCATTCCACTAAACCAGCACGCTACGGGTGACTTGTTCAACTTTCTCGAGCGTGAGTCCGAGCAAGGCGGATCGGTCATCCGCCAGCTcatcgcctcgtcgtgccAACTTGACTCCACCGCTCGCGGCCCCATCACGCCCTTCAGTTTCGAAGCCGTCTTTCGAAGATCCAAAAATGCAGATATTGAAGAGATCGACGCCAGTGAAGGCATCCCGGGTGTCAACATCGGGCTCGCTAACCGAGACGTGCTCGACCCCGCGCAGCCGCTGAAGCTTGGTCCGCTCCCGATGGAGCCGGAGCTTCGCGAGGATGTGCGGGCCGAGCTTGAGGATGAAGAGAAGCGcaacccgccgcccgagggAAGCACCAGCCTGGTCGACGAGTTTGACCAGAAGATTAAGCGTGAGGAGAGTGCAGATGCCCCGAGCCGCGCCGacctgccgctgcccccgTCACGACCTCGTGATATCATGCTGGAGATGCAAAAGGTGCGGGAGAATCGAGACCGATTCAAGATCGAAGGGCGGACCGGTGGCATTGGAACATCTGTAAGCGCGTGCATGTTCACCTTTCACAACACGCTGGGCGG CGTTACCTGCCTGGATTtctccgacgacggccggctcgtcgccgccggcacgagCGAGTCGTATATCCGTGTCTGGTCtctcgacggcaaggagctGCCGACAATGAACCCGCACGAAAAAGACGCCAAATTCAACAGCCGCAAGCTTATCGGCCATTCGGGCCCTGTCTATGATGTGTCCTTCTCTGACTCCGCGTCAGGCCCGCCGCAGAAGCTCTTTGGAGACGATGGTCGACACTTGCCTGCTATCGACGGCCGACCGAAGCTGCTCCTATCTTGCGCCGCTGATGGCCACATCCGCCTCTGGTCTCTCGAATCCTGGAGCTGCCTCTGCTTGTACAAGTCGCACGACGGCCCCGTCTACCGCACGATGTGGGGTCCTCACGGTCACTACTTCCTCAGCGGCGGATACGACAAAGTTGCGCGCGTTTGGATGCAGGATCACGCGTCGCCGCAACGGCTCCTTGTCGGACACGACACATCCATCTCTGCCATCACGTGGCACCCCAACGGGATGTACGTCTTCTCGGCATCTGACGAGACTGACAAGTCGATTCGGATGTGGTCGGTCCTCACGGGCCAGTGTGTGCGCGTCTTCACCGGTCATACCGACTACATCAGCGCCCTCGAGTGCGCGCCCAACGGCACGCTCCTGGCCAGCGCTGACTGCTCTGGGAACATCATCTTCTGGGACATCAACAAGGGCACTCGCATCAAGCGGTCGCGTGGTCATGCACGGGGCGGCATCTGGTCGCTCAGCTTCAGCGTCGAGTCTAACGTGCTTGTGTCCGGTGGACAGGACGGTACTGTGAGGCTCTGGGACGTGGAGCTGCCGGTGGACCCGCAGAAAGTAGCCCAGCAGGTGGGCCTCGATCCAGCTGCTCCGGACGCACCGGCTGCCGGAGCGGGCAACGCGCAGGGCAACGCCACTACCGcgcagccagcgcccgcgaccGGAACccacaagaagaagggcaaggaggtCATGGTGACTCCCGACCAGATCAGCGCCTTCCCAACCAAGAAGACGCCTGTAACGAAGGTCAAGTTCACCAGAATGAACCTCGTGGTGGCTGGTGGTTGCTACGACCCGGAGCGCTAG
- the vps5 gene encoding Vacuolar protein sorting-associated protein vps5 (COG:U~EggNog:ENOG503NUKF): MDVEESPWADSGNSQQALQNERPSQSSPAPATAAAPRPSRGPRRLVAQPTRLEAVEDPLGPLSGGDDDAQTREAAPPPPQKEQMVIRTTMSSPQHQRRPADPHNIDDDNDNEGQRGPRPPPPVDAARPSSVRSSTQPSVSIEQASKPSFHITVGDPVKIGDLTSSHIVYSVRTKTTSRAYKQPEFEVKRRYRDFLWLYTTLHGNNPGYVVPPPPEKQAVGRFDSNFVESRRAALEKMLNKIAAHPTLQHDADLKLFLESEAFNVDVKHKERRDPLPVESKGVLGSLGINVGGGNKFVEQDDWFHDRKVYLDALEGQLRGLLKAMETMVGQRKMMAEAASDFSASLHALSTVELSPSLSGPLDALSDLQLTIRDVYDRQAQQDVLTFGIIIEEYIRLIGSVKQAFTQRQKGFYAWHSAESELQKKKATQDKLLRQGKSQQDRLNQMNAEVGDAERKVHQARLLFEEMGRSMRSELDRFEKEKVEDFKSGVETFLESAVEAQKELIEKWETFLMQLDAEDDESAFYRPPVYQAKPPGDTAIDRARANMDDSD; encoded by the exons ATGGACGTCGAGGAGTCGCCGTGGGCCGACTCGGGCAACAGCCAGCAGGCGTTGCAGAATGAGCGTCCGAGCCAGTCGagccccgcgcccgccaccgccgcggcgccgcgaccaTCGCGCGGACCCCGTCGCCTTGTCGCGCAGCCGACACGGCTCGAGGCAGTGGAAGACCCCCTCGGCCccctcagcggcggcgacgacgatgcgcagacgcgcgaggccgcccctcctccgccacaGAAGGAGCAGATGGTGATCCGCACGACCATGTCGTCGccccagcaccagcggcgcccgGCGGATCCGCAcaacatcgacgacgacaacgacaacgagggCCAGAGGGGCCCGCGACCCCCGCctcccgtcgacgccgctcgcCCCAGCAGTGTCCGGAGCAGCACCCAGCCGAGCGTGAGCATCGAGCAGGCGTCCAAGCCAAGCTTCCACATCACCGTCGGCGACCCGGTCAAGATTGGCGACCTGACGAGCTCCCACATCGTCTACTCGGTtcggacgaagacgacgtctCGCGCGTACAAGCAGCCAGAGTTTGAGGTCAAGCGGCGATACCGCGACTTCTTGTGGCTCTACACGACGCTGCACGGGAACAATCCGGGCTacgtggtgccgccgccacccgaGAAGCAGGCCGTCGGCCGGTTCGACAGCAACTTCGTCGAGAGTCGGCGAGCGGCTCTGGAGAAGATGCTCAACAAGATTGCCGCGCACCCGACGCTGCAACATGATGCGGATCTGAAGCTCTTCCTCGAGAGTGAGGCGTTCAACGTTGACGTCAAGCACAAGGAGCGGAGGGACCCGCTGCCCGTCGAGAGCAAGGGCGTGCTGGGCTCCCTTGGCATCAATGTCGGCGGGGGAAACAAGTTTGTTGAGCAAGATGACTGGTTCCACGATCGGAAGGTGTACCTGGACGCACTCGAAGGCCAGTTGCGCGGCctgctcaaggccatggagaCCATGGTCGGCCAGCGCAAGATgatggccgaggccgcttCCGACTTCTCCGCCTCTTTGCATGCCCTTTCCACCGTCGAGCTGTCCCCGTCGCTCTCCGGCCCGCTTGACGCCCTCTCCGACCTGCAGCTCACCATTCGGGACGTCTACGACCGCCAGGCGCAGCAGGACGTGCTGACCTttggcatcatcatcgaggaGTACATCCGCCTTATCGGCTCCGTAAAACAGGCTTTCACTCAGCGCCAAAAGGGCTTCTATGCCTGGCACTCGGCCGAATCGGAACTGCAGAAGAAGAAAGCGACCCAGGATAAGCTGCTTCGTCAGGGCAAAAGCCAGCAGGACCGGCTGAACCAGATGAAcgccgaggtcggcgacgctgaaCGTAAGGTGCACCAGGCACGACTGCTCTTTGAGGAGATGGGCCGGTCCATGCGCTCGGAGCTGGACCGCTTCGAAAAGGAAAAGGTGGAGGACTTCAAAAGCGGTGTTGAGACGTTCCTGGAGAGCGCAGTCGAGGCGCAGAAGGAG CTCATCGAGAAGTGGGAGACATTCCTCATGCAActggacgccgaggacgacgagtcggCGTTCTACAGGCCCCCGGTATACCAGGCTAAGCCACCGGGCGACACGGCCATCGACCGGGCACGGGCAAACATGGACGATTCGGACTAG
- a CDS encoding uncharacterized protein (COG:J~EggNog:ENOG503P4GS): MAKLPSLTPPCRALCSGATTSLRNPLARAPPSPSLFAVQVRHATFIPRPRRPYTFTQLVQLSDGSTYTMRSTSPLPLYRAVKDTRNTLMWQPSEKSLRNVELDEAGKLAAFRERFGRGYDASAEAEGNEGADGVQDDAPAGDVFADLITGYAPQDATAMRDSGPKKSPTRRK; encoded by the coding sequence ATGGCGAAGCTTCCCTCCCTGAcgccgccttgtcgagcCCTCTGCTCCGGCGCAACCACCTCCCTACGCAACCCCCTCgcccgagcgccgccatcgccttcCCTCTTCGCCGTGCAGGTCCGGCACGCGACCTTCATCCCGCGGCCCCGCCGGCCCTACACCTTcacgcagctcgtccagctctCCGACGGCTCCACCTACACCATgcgcagcacctcgccgctgccgctctaccgcgccgtcaaggacacGCGCAACACGCTCATGTGGCAGCCCTCGGAGAAGTCGCTGCGcaacgtcgagctcgacgaggccggcaagcTGGCTGCCTTCCGCGAGCGCTTCGGCCGGGGCTACGACGCgtccgccgaggccgagggcaacgaaggtgccgacggcgtgcAGGATGATGCCCCAGCGGGTGACGTGTTCGCCGATCTGATCACCGGATACGCGCCGCAGGATGCCACCGCGATGAGGGACTCTGGGCCAAAGAAGTCGCCCACGAGGAGGAAGTAG